One window of the SAR324 cluster bacterium genome contains the following:
- a CDS encoding cytochrome C, protein MDASKRLNISRILVLIGLGLLVFSYVAGPLWQYHDPITGEVEVDEENLSFQPFSFLIPEDIEFRDTPPELSSHLGPVMYEYFPEGAWAYLIGYKTMPVWKVSLEAPQYPKSAYPDGIPVFFTLTDFQGKVVEMNVINHYIGMDPMDIGAYTVRQLVPFVYLIFILMLLAFLFYNGPGWWALGLIPALLPWYYLGFFSYWLYWFGHNLHAYGAFEVKPFMPTVLGDGKVAQFVTHSYPATGFYVLLGVFLSMILAVLIKRRALREMARA, encoded by the coding sequence ATGGATGCTTCCAAACGTTTGAATATCAGCCGGATTCTGGTGCTGATCGGGCTGGGTCTGCTAGTATTTTCTTATGTCGCGGGCCCCCTCTGGCAATACCATGATCCCATCACGGGAGAGGTGGAAGTTGACGAGGAAAATCTGTCGTTTCAGCCATTTTCCTTTCTGATTCCGGAGGATATTGAGTTCCGTGATACACCACCGGAACTGTCATCCCATCTGGGACCCGTGATGTATGAGTATTTTCCTGAAGGGGCATGGGCCTATCTGATCGGTTACAAAACCATGCCGGTCTGGAAAGTTTCACTGGAAGCCCCTCAATACCCCAAAAGTGCCTATCCTGATGGGATTCCTGTGTTCTTCACCTTGACTGATTTCCAGGGAAAAGTGGTTGAGATGAATGTCATCAACCATTATATCGGCATGGACCCGATGGATATCGGGGCCTATACAGTCAGACAACTGGTGCCGTTTGTGTATCTCATATTCATACTCATGTTGCTTGCGTTTCTGTTTTATAACGGACCGGGCTGGTGGGCACTAGGGCTGATTCCCGCCCTGCTTCCATGGTACTATCTCGGATTTTTCAGTTACTGGCTATACTGGTTCGGGCACAATCTCCATGCTTACGGAGCCTTTGAAGTCAAACCGTTCATGCCTACAGTGCTGGGGGATGGGAAAGTGGCACAATTTGTAACGCATTCCTATCCCGCAACCGGGTTCTATGTCCTGCTGGGGGTGTTCCTCTCCATGATTTTGGCTGTTTTGATCAAACGAAGAGCCTTGCGTGAAATGGCCAGGGCATAA